The Sedimentisphaera salicampi genome includes a region encoding these proteins:
- a CDS encoding arylsulfatase B, with product MNRRSFLSSGCALMAGSMLLPERLLAKEAEKPNIVIVLADDLGWNDVSYHGSEIKTPNIDRIVKEGVELERFYVCPVCSPTRATLLSGRHPLRYGMQEGVCTPLTTHGLPPKEVTLAEMLGSVGYEHRACLGKWHLGLNSQKFDPISQGFNYFYGHYNGALDYFTHKRYGQLDWHRNREACVDGGYSTDLLGREAVSFIDKYSDDSPFLLYVAFNAPHGPMQAKRGDLEDYGFDHDKGIIKNSSKRRGKREMQPDYGDLGRGNTVRQTYSAMVAAMDEQIGNILNALDKNKISENTIVLFQSDNGGIANSGGSNKPLRGGKFTLWEGGVRVPAAIRWPKKLRSGVKQNAVTGAVDILPTVAEITGAKKPEAQLDGRSIWGILKGEEKSDPERKLYLGERSAVMQRWKINKGRLFDLTNDPYEKNNIADKRPDIVKKLNEFIEQVESKAGEKCNLGPEKTDDFAPPKDWNLGLLDK from the coding sequence ATGAACAGACGCAGTTTTTTGAGTTCAGGCTGTGCCCTGATGGCAGGGAGTATGCTTCTGCCTGAGAGGCTTTTGGCAAAAGAAGCGGAAAAACCGAATATTGTTATAGTTTTGGCTGATGATTTGGGCTGGAACGACGTGAGCTATCACGGAAGCGAGATCAAAACGCCCAATATAGACCGTATAGTGAAAGAGGGCGTGGAGCTGGAGCGTTTTTATGTATGTCCTGTATGCTCGCCTACCCGTGCAACGCTTCTCAGCGGCCGGCATCCGCTTCGCTACGGTATGCAGGAAGGCGTTTGCACGCCGCTGACCACCCACGGCCTCCCGCCGAAGGAGGTTACGCTTGCAGAGATGCTTGGAAGCGTTGGCTATGAGCACAGGGCATGTCTCGGGAAATGGCACCTTGGGCTCAATTCGCAGAAGTTTGACCCAATCAGCCAAGGCTTTAATTACTTCTACGGCCATTACAACGGTGCTCTGGACTACTTTACGCACAAAAGATACGGCCAGCTCGACTGGCACAGAAACCGTGAGGCCTGCGTTGACGGCGGCTACAGCACCGATCTTCTCGGCCGTGAAGCGGTTAGTTTTATAGACAAATATTCAGATGATTCGCCCTTCTTGCTTTATGTTGCGTTTAATGCCCCGCACGGCCCAATGCAGGCGAAAAGAGGCGATCTCGAGGACTACGGCTTCGACCATGATAAGGGCATTATAAAAAATTCAAGCAAGAGAAGAGGTAAAAGGGAGATGCAGCCGGACTACGGCGATTTAGGCAGGGGCAACACCGTCCGCCAGACCTACAGCGCAATGGTGGCTGCTATGGACGAGCAGATCGGAAATATTCTCAATGCACTCGATAAAAATAAGATCAGCGAGAATACGATTGTCCTGTTCCAAAGCGATAACGGGGGCATAGCTAACTCAGGCGGGAGCAACAAGCCGCTCAGGGGCGGTAAGTTTACGCTTTGGGAAGGCGGCGTGCGCGTGCCGGCGGCAATCCGCTGGCCGAAAAAGCTCCGCAGCGGCGTAAAGCAAAACGCAGTTACAGGGGCTGTGGATATATTGCCCACGGTGGCTGAAATTACCGGAGCAAAGAAGCCCGAAGCCCAGCTCGACGGCAGGAGCATTTGGGGCATTTTGAAGGGCGAAGAAAAATCAGACCCCGAAAGAAAGCTCTATCTGGGCGAAAGGTCTGCGGTTATGCAGCGATGGAAAATAAACAAAGGCAGGCTCTTCGACCTCACCAACGATCCTTACGAGAAGAATAATATTGCTGATAAACGCCCCGATATCGTTAAAAAGCTCAATGAGTTTATAGAGCAGGTTGAATCCAAAGCCGGCGAAAAATGCAATCTCGGCCCGGAAAAAACCGACGATTTTGCGCCCCCGAAAGACTGGAACCTCGGTCTTTTGGATAAATAG
- a CDS encoding FtsW/RodA/SpoVE family cell cycle protein, producing MEKHRDYSDAIAMVAFTLMGIGVVMVYSSKADWDFQFTSYRLLLYAFAVLIVFIFSAVPYQWFSMPERGEIKGRIQEAVELGSSKFLAFLRGVLRCLALPSFMLATLALLVLIFAGFGKSVNNSMRWVEFGPVKFQPSEMAKYCVIFFLCWFAVKHSQVLKRCSIIKPKNSLDLPYKGPRGLNFLVLLSIAFIVPAAYILLVIVNDFGTGAFMCLIAAMILFLGGLPLWMLSGGIIAGVPLLSVFVWLRPYRVKRILAFLNENEQYKDINYQQNQSLAAIYNGGFFGEGLGRGICKRGAVPEAETDFIFSVVCEELGLLGALLVIALFVVLLILGLKAAKQCREPFGRLLAFTISAAFTIQAFMNILVVLKMLPNKGIPLPFISAGGTSLFISCMGIGILMNIARQSSRRLDEDY from the coding sequence ATGGAAAAGCATAGGGATTATTCAGATGCAATCGCAATGGTCGCCTTTACTCTAATGGGTATCGGCGTTGTGATGGTATATTCCTCAAAAGCAGACTGGGATTTTCAGTTCACCTCCTACCGCCTGCTTTTATATGCCTTTGCTGTTTTGATAGTTTTTATCTTCAGCGCTGTTCCGTATCAGTGGTTTTCTATGCCTGAAAGGGGCGAGATAAAGGGCAGAATCCAAGAGGCAGTTGAACTGGGTTCCTCAAAATTTCTGGCTTTTCTAAGAGGTGTTTTGAGATGTTTGGCTCTCCCGTCATTTATGCTTGCCACTTTAGCCCTTCTGGTTTTGATTTTTGCAGGCTTCGGGAAAAGCGTGAACAATTCAATGCGGTGGGTTGAGTTTGGGCCTGTGAAGTTTCAGCCATCGGAGATGGCCAAATACTGCGTTATATTTTTCCTCTGCTGGTTTGCTGTTAAGCATTCGCAGGTTTTGAAAAGGTGCAGCATTATAAAACCGAAAAACAGCCTGGATTTGCCTTATAAAGGCCCGCGCGGGCTGAATTTTCTTGTCCTGCTCAGTATTGCCTTTATTGTTCCTGCCGCCTACATACTGCTTGTAATAGTAAATGATTTTGGTACAGGCGCTTTTATGTGCCTTATTGCAGCAATGATCCTGTTCCTCGGGGGGCTGCCTCTCTGGATGCTTTCAGGCGGTATAATTGCCGGCGTGCCGCTTCTTTCTGTTTTTGTCTGGCTAAGGCCTTACCGCGTAAAGAGGATTCTCGCTTTTCTCAACGAAAACGAGCAGTACAAGGATATCAACTATCAGCAGAATCAGTCTTTAGCTGCGATATACAACGGCGGCTTTTTCGGTGAGGGGCTTGGAAGAGGAATCTGCAAGCGCGGGGCGGTGCCGGAAGCGGAGACGGATTTTATCTTCAGCGTGGTATGCGAGGAGCTTGGCTTGCTTGGAGCGCTTTTAGTAATAGCACTTTTCGTTGTGCTGCTGATTCTGGGGTTGAAAGCTGCAAAGCAGTGCAGAGAGCCGTTCGGCAGGCTGCTTGCATTTACGATCTCCGCTGCGTTTACAATACAGGCGTTTATGAATATTCTTGTTGTGCTTAAAATGCTTCCTAACAAGGGCATACCTCTGCCTTTTATAAGTGCGGGCGGGACGAGTCTGTTTATAAGCTGCATGGGCATTGGAATACTTATGAATATTGCGCGTCAGTCTTCCCGAAGGCTGGATGAGGATTATTAA
- a CDS encoding M42 family metallopeptidase, producing MDKQRLDFFKELLNTPSPSGSELPAAKVWRSRVGEKVENITSDPHGNSIAVLNPEADFKFMLAGHIDEIGLMITYIDDDGFLYTGQVGGMDPALLVGQRVRILTENGEVTGVIGRKAIHQMKPDERKKNVEMENIWVDIGADGKKDAEKIVSVGDPMVVDVNCRELTDDKITSRGTDDKAGAFVVAEIMRELADRDLNICVAGVATVQEELGIRGARTSAFSVNPDAGIAFDVNFSSDHPETDKKKLGELKLGEGPNIQRGPNMNPILNKCLFETAKKHDIKYQVTSAPRATGTDANAIQVNRGSVATGLIGIPNRYMHTPVEIVSLKDIENVVRLVTEFLAEHPANRDYRL from the coding sequence ATGGACAAACAAAGACTTGACTTCTTCAAGGAACTGCTGAATACCCCAAGCCCTTCAGGCTCAGAGCTGCCTGCAGCCAAGGTATGGCGCAGCAGGGTTGGCGAGAAGGTTGAAAATATAACATCAGACCCACACGGCAACAGCATTGCAGTGCTTAATCCAGAAGCGGATTTCAAGTTTATGCTTGCCGGGCACATTGATGAAATCGGCCTTATGATAACATATATCGATGATGACGGCTTCCTTTACACAGGACAGGTTGGCGGCATGGACCCTGCACTGCTTGTTGGCCAGCGTGTTAGAATTCTCACCGAAAACGGCGAGGTTACAGGAGTTATCGGGAGAAAAGCGATTCACCAGATGAAACCCGATGAGCGGAAGAAAAACGTGGAAATGGAGAATATCTGGGTTGATATCGGCGCAGACGGCAAAAAAGATGCCGAGAAAATAGTTAGCGTAGGCGATCCGATGGTAGTAGATGTAAACTGCCGTGAACTCACAGACGACAAGATCACCTCACGAGGCACTGATGATAAGGCAGGGGCATTTGTAGTAGCGGAGATTATGCGTGAGCTGGCAGACAGAGACCTCAACATCTGCGTTGCAGGCGTTGCCACTGTGCAGGAAGAGCTGGGGATCAGGGGCGCAAGAACCTCTGCTTTCTCTGTGAATCCGGATGCGGGCATTGCATTTGATGTGAACTTCTCCTCAGACCACCCCGAAACAGACAAAAAGAAACTCGGCGAGCTGAAACTCGGAGAAGGCCCGAATATCCAGAGAGGGCCGAATATGAACCCAATACTGAATAAATGCCTCTTCGAAACGGCCAAAAAGCACGATATAAAGTATCAGGTTACAAGCGCTCCAAGAGCTACCGGCACAGACGCAAATGCCATTCAGGTAAACAGGGGGAGCGTTGCAACGGGACTTATAGGAATCCCGAACAGGTATATGCATACGCCTGTGGAGATTGTATCGCTAAAGGATATTGAAAACGTTGTGCGGCTCGTTACAGAATTCCTCGCAGAACACCCCGCCAACAGAGACTACAGGCTCTAA
- the yajC gene encoding preprotein translocase subunit YajC → MRNLWVLAAADPASGENTVTMEQVDGSTSTNSTAESTGKNGAEGTGEQQAPQGMPPGQILLLVGLLVMMYFVLFHGPRKQQKKQQQMRDSLNKNDRVVTIGGIYGTILEIKDGMVTLKVDESTNAKVKMKLTAIAGKAEEKQA, encoded by the coding sequence ATGCGTAATCTATGGGTTTTAGCAGCGGCCGATCCGGCCTCTGGCGAAAACACAGTAACAATGGAACAGGTTGATGGTTCAACCAGCACAAATTCAACGGCAGAAAGCACGGGTAAAAACGGTGCTGAGGGAACAGGCGAACAGCAGGCCCCTCAGGGTATGCCTCCCGGGCAGATTCTTCTGCTGGTAGGTCTTCTTGTAATGATGTATTTTGTGCTGTTTCACGGTCCGCGCAAGCAGCAGAAAAAGCAGCAGCAGATGCGTGATTCGCTGAACAAGAATGACAGAGTGGTTACTATCGGCGGTATCTACGGGACGATCCTCGAGATAAAAGACGGTATGGTAACTCTCAAGGTTGATGAATCAACCAATGCGAAGGTAAAAATGAAGCTCACCGCTATAGCAGGCAAGGCAGAAGAGAAGCAGGCTTAA
- a CDS encoding IS110 family transposase — translation MKNIIGIDVSKDRFDVYCKTTKEYTSYSSDASDIDKLAEYCQKQEPELVVMEATGGYEFKMASVLMAKGLPVSIVNPGRVKEFAKSLGILAKTDKICARKISLFAEAVKPRQNSQIDEQRREIKELTVRREQLVKMRTAEKNRLDKAFEKTTLNSIKSTIDFLERQINDLDKTISELIEKVPRLKKKTEILTSIPGVGEKTASMLVAAMPELGTLNRRQIAMLVGVAPINRDSGKMRGKRATGGGRKGVRDKLFMPALTIVRFNPALKCFYERLVEKGKPKKVALTATMRKLVCIMNTMLQNETFWQNKLLRGEAGFGAEPQEKSI, via the coding sequence ATGAAAAACATTATTGGCATTGATGTTTCAAAAGATCGTTTTGATGTTTATTGTAAAACTACTAAAGAGTACACTTCTTACAGTAGTGATGCTTCAGACATTGATAAGTTGGCTGAATACTGCCAAAAACAAGAACCAGAACTTGTTGTTATGGAGGCAACTGGCGGCTATGAGTTTAAGATGGCTTCTGTGCTTATGGCCAAAGGCTTACCTGTTTCAATTGTGAATCCAGGCAGGGTTAAAGAGTTTGCAAAATCTTTAGGTATCTTAGCCAAAACAGATAAGATTTGTGCCAGAAAAATATCTCTATTTGCAGAAGCCGTTAAACCAAGGCAGAATTCTCAAATTGACGAGCAAAGACGTGAAATAAAAGAACTTACAGTTCGAAGAGAGCAGCTCGTTAAGATGCGTACAGCAGAGAAAAACAGATTAGATAAGGCGTTTGAGAAGACAACTTTGAACAGTATTAAATCAACAATTGATTTTCTTGAAAGGCAAATTAATGACCTCGACAAGACTATCTCAGAGCTGATTGAAAAGGTGCCAAGGTTAAAGAAGAAAACTGAAATACTTACCAGCATACCGGGTGTAGGCGAGAAAACTGCATCAATGCTTGTTGCAGCTATGCCCGAGCTGGGAACGCTTAATCGCAGGCAGATCGCCATGCTTGTAGGGGTTGCTCCAATCAATAGAGACAGCGGTAAAATGAGGGGCAAAAGAGCTACGGGAGGCGGCAGAAAAGGTGTCAGGGATAAACTTTTTATGCCGGCTTTAACAATCGTAAGGTTCAATCCGGCATTGAAATGTTTCTATGAAAGACTTGTTGAAAAGGGAAAACCCAAGAAGGTTGCCCTTACCGCAACGATGAGAAAACTTGTGTGTATCATGAATACAATGCTGCAAAACGAAACCTTTTGGCAAAATAAATTGTTAAGAGGAGAGGCGGGGTTTGGGGCAGAGCCCCAAGAAAAATCTATTTAA
- a CDS encoding UDP-N-acetylglucosamine--N-acetylmuramyl-(pentapeptide) pyrophosphoryl-undecaprenol N-acetylglucosamine transferase — translation MSKRIFFAGGGTGGHIYPSLAAAEALEKRADLDISFFCSERAVDSEILDNQPYSFFPLPAEKFGLNFSFAAGFIKSLLKSIRILKRSKPCVVVGCGGFVSAPVLLAARLLAVPSVFINIDIIPGRANRLFINMCREVYLQFEDTLKYFDSGKVAPLVTGCPLRNAFSQPEKLYKPSFLSPDKKLLLVSGASSGALSINKAMCLLAVEFERFAQSWQIVVIAGRGKSDELREVYAGREIEAHILEYTDQMPPLLANASLAAGRSGALSVAEYAFSGVPAVCIPYPYHKDQHQLLNARKLEEKGVALIAEDCRDDYQSTADNLRNSLFPLMEDEKRLEEMKKKSLNLGSGRNAAELIAERICSF, via the coding sequence ATGAGTAAGCGTATTTTCTTTGCAGGCGGCGGGACAGGGGGGCATATATATCCTTCTCTCGCAGCAGCTGAGGCGCTCGAGAAGAGAGCAGATTTGGATATATCATTCTTCTGCAGCGAAAGGGCGGTTGACAGTGAGATACTGGATAATCAGCCATACAGTTTTTTTCCTCTTCCTGCTGAAAAATTCGGTTTGAATTTCTCGTTTGCTGCCGGTTTTATAAAGAGCCTGCTTAAATCGATTCGGATTTTAAAACGCTCAAAGCCCTGCGTGGTTGTAGGCTGCGGTGGATTTGTGTCTGCCCCCGTTCTGTTAGCCGCAAGGCTTTTGGCAGTTCCGTCGGTGTTTATAAATATTGATATAATTCCGGGCAGGGCAAACAGGCTTTTTATAAATATGTGCAGAGAGGTTTATCTCCAGTTTGAAGATACGCTCAAATATTTTGATTCGGGGAAAGTTGCGCCTCTGGTAACAGGCTGCCCCCTGAGAAATGCATTCAGCCAACCCGAAAAGCTGTACAAGCCATCGTTTCTTTCGCCCGACAAGAAGCTTTTGCTCGTAAGCGGAGCCTCAAGCGGTGCGCTGAGCATAAACAAGGCGATGTGCCTTTTAGCGGTAGAATTTGAACGATTTGCACAAAGCTGGCAGATTGTGGTTATAGCTGGAAGAGGCAAGTCGGATGAGCTGAGAGAGGTTTATGCAGGCAGGGAAATCGAAGCTCATATACTTGAATATACCGACCAGATGCCCCCGCTCCTTGCAAACGCCTCTCTTGCGGCAGGGCGAAGCGGAGCTTTGAGCGTGGCGGAATATGCCTTTTCAGGTGTGCCTGCTGTCTGCATTCCTTACCCATACCATAAAGACCAGCACCAGCTTCTCAATGCACGCAAGCTTGAGGAGAAAGGTGTTGCTCTGATTGCCGAGGATTGCAGGGATGATTATCAGAGCACAGCGGATAATCTGCGCAATTCTTTATTTCCGCTTATGGAAGATGAGAAAAGGTTGGAGGAAATGAAAAAGAAATCATTAAATCTCGGCTCAGGCAGAAACGCTGCAGAGCTTATAGCAGAAAGGATATGCTCTTTTTAA
- the secD gene encoding protein translocase subunit SecD → MEKKQHWKGVLILVLVVFAALSLWPPQSKLKPGLDLAGGASLVYSIDTEGMSDSETDGLAAKVIPVIKKRLDPDGLSNIVIRPQGDTRFEIQLPLASEETQKLREKYQKAYDALADTNINLAVVINSLSLPEEERQEKFKEFAKSDSHRELLNTLASIYDKRQRLRDQRDSAKEAMENAKSSMEDLGMRTTGLQYQYESWSEKEGEELTKALNSFVEKTAEEGEEPENAQKKVSLLKDYIQSRSKYVQVVDELAGEVADKYKDALNDISKLNISLEAFTEMLGSSGRQEYLAEIKNKFPDRIEEIENFVSAYDSYAGVRGRLDDPEDVKRMLKGAGVLEFRIIPRAASGDISSDEAQNYIQQLKTKGPKLASDSDYVWCEVDDPRGKGFPGSVTGEFAGKKYVLASNKDGEVLLNNQDGKDWKLAKARRETDRAGRRAIGFQMNEIGANMFYDLTDSNMNRQLGVLLDGKLLSSATIQAAIGKRGIITGNFSQVEQADMVNKLNAGSLPARISPAPISEKTIGATIGEDNRDKGITAGIIGLVLVMIFMLIYYTLSGSIADIALLLNMLFILGVMAFSGATFTLPGIAGLILTIGMAVDANVLIFERIREEQESGATLKTAIKSGYDKAFSTIFDANITTFITAFILYKVASEEIKGFAIVLMIGIVSSMFTALFVSRTVFQWLIGAGIIKDKLVMLKMIRKPNVQWMNMRFGFFAVSGVVVVTGLFIFFARGSDKYDIEFTGGTSVQVNFKENVSYQRDEVEKKIKQAGLESAEVYSVGDNDQSYEIITTETNKSRVKVAFEGEVPSQQKAVSLLNTNSSDYVKHIEVSKNGSTLEVSTSQLAKSEMRDVLSQAFSDYEYEIGEQKVDEVVNNAIIDAFGKELERRMALGLEAEEPVMIDDKVADKKPVLLNYIGGLYINCQIDNSAQAGQIEARLNDLRFKPDMRDLTWFKFHILSMDGEELDETEQVSEFKYVALHPDAGSRELTEDEIENFKNNELAKIKAAAAIETSLPRVTQINPSIGSESQTKALVAIVLSLIAIIAYIWIRFGNLSFGLAAIAALVHDVCITLGILAGCVFVANTAIGEMLGIRDFKINLEIIAAFLTIIGYSLNDTIVVFDRIRENRGSNLNVWKELLNRSINQTLSRTILTSATTFVVVLIMYIWGGVGLRGFTFAMLLGVLAGTYSSIAIASPVLLIGAGAGSKKAKSKK, encoded by the coding sequence ATGGAGAAAAAACAGCACTGGAAAGGTGTTTTAATCTTAGTTCTTGTAGTTTTTGCGGCGCTTTCCCTTTGGCCGCCGCAGAGTAAGCTCAAGCCCGGGCTTGATCTCGCCGGCGGTGCGAGTCTGGTGTACAGTATCGATACCGAAGGTATGAGCGATTCTGAAACCGACGGACTGGCCGCAAAGGTGATTCCGGTTATAAAGAAGCGTTTAGACCCCGACGGACTGTCGAATATTGTAATTCGTCCGCAGGGCGATACGAGATTCGAAATCCAGCTTCCTCTCGCAAGCGAGGAAACTCAGAAGCTCAGGGAGAAATACCAGAAGGCTTACGATGCCCTCGCGGATACCAACATAAATCTTGCGGTGGTTATCAACTCCCTGTCTCTGCCTGAAGAAGAGCGTCAGGAGAAGTTCAAAGAATTTGCGAAGTCTGATTCACACAGAGAATTGCTCAATACTCTTGCTTCAATTTATGATAAACGCCAGAGGCTTCGGGACCAGCGAGATTCAGCCAAGGAGGCGATGGAGAATGCCAAGTCTTCCATGGAAGATCTCGGTATGCGCACAACAGGCCTTCAGTATCAGTATGAAAGCTGGTCTGAGAAAGAAGGCGAGGAACTGACAAAAGCCCTGAATTCTTTTGTAGAGAAGACGGCAGAGGAAGGCGAAGAGCCCGAAAATGCCCAGAAGAAGGTTTCCCTGCTAAAGGACTATATCCAGAGCAGGAGTAAATATGTGCAGGTGGTTGATGAGCTTGCAGGAGAAGTGGCGGATAAATACAAAGATGCCCTTAACGACATCTCAAAGCTCAATATCAGCCTTGAAGCCTTTACCGAGATGCTCGGTTCTAGCGGAAGGCAGGAATACCTCGCAGAGATAAAAAACAAATTCCCCGACAGAATCGAGGAGATTGAAAATTTTGTTTCAGCCTACGATTCCTATGCGGGTGTTCGCGGAAGGCTCGACGATCCGGAAGACGTCAAGCGTATGCTTAAAGGTGCAGGCGTTCTCGAATTCAGAATTATCCCCAGAGCCGCTTCAGGAGACATCAGCAGCGATGAAGCCCAGAACTATATCCAGCAGCTAAAGACTAAAGGGCCGAAGCTCGCATCAGATTCTGATTATGTATGGTGCGAAGTGGACGACCCGCGCGGGAAAGGTTTCCCGGGTTCTGTAACAGGTGAGTTTGCAGGTAAGAAGTATGTACTTGCAAGCAACAAAGATGGTGAAGTGCTTCTGAACAATCAGGACGGAAAAGACTGGAAGCTGGCCAAGGCAAGGCGTGAAACCGATCGGGCCGGAAGAAGGGCGATAGGTTTCCAGATGAACGAGATCGGCGCTAATATGTTCTATGATCTTACCGATTCGAATATGAACCGCCAGTTAGGCGTTCTTCTCGACGGCAAGCTCCTCAGCAGCGCCACAATTCAGGCTGCTATCGGCAAGCGGGGTATCATCACAGGAAACTTCTCGCAGGTTGAGCAGGCCGATATGGTGAACAAACTCAACGCCGGCTCTCTTCCAGCAAGGATAAGCCCGGCACCTATCTCCGAGAAGACAATCGGTGCGACAATAGGCGAGGATAACCGCGATAAGGGTATCACTGCCGGAATTATCGGGCTGGTATTAGTGATGATCTTTATGCTTATCTACTACACCCTCAGCGGCTCGATTGCAGATATAGCGCTTCTTTTGAATATGCTGTTTATCCTCGGAGTGATGGCGTTTTCCGGCGCAACATTCACCCTTCCGGGTATTGCAGGTTTGATTCTTACTATAGGTATGGCAGTTGATGCGAATGTGCTTATATTTGAGCGTATCAGGGAAGAGCAGGAATCAGGCGCTACCCTCAAAACAGCCATAAAATCCGGCTACGATAAGGCTTTCTCGACAATATTCGATGCGAACATTACTACCTTCATCACAGCCTTCATTCTGTACAAAGTGGCTTCGGAGGAGATTAAGGGTTTCGCAATCGTTCTTATGATTGGTATTGTCTCAAGTATGTTTACAGCACTGTTCGTTTCCAGAACAGTTTTCCAATGGCTGATCGGTGCTGGAATAATTAAAGATAAGCTCGTTATGCTCAAGATGATTCGCAAGCCGAATGTTCAGTGGATGAATATGCGCTTCGGCTTCTTTGCTGTTTCGGGCGTTGTAGTTGTAACCGGTCTGTTCATCTTTTTCGCTCGAGGAAGCGATAAATACGATATTGAATTTACCGGCGGTACAAGCGTTCAGGTGAACTTCAAGGAAAACGTTTCTTACCAGCGTGATGAAGTTGAGAAGAAGATCAAACAAGCCGGCCTTGAATCTGCTGAGGTTTACAGCGTAGGCGATAACGACCAGAGCTACGAAATCATTACAACTGAGACCAACAAGAGCAGAGTGAAGGTTGCTTTTGAAGGCGAGGTCCCTTCGCAGCAGAAGGCTGTATCTCTGCTTAACACAAATTCAAGCGATTATGTCAAGCATATAGAGGTCAGCAAAAACGGCAGCACCCTTGAGGTTTCAACCAGCCAGCTTGCAAAATCCGAAATGCGTGATGTACTCTCACAGGCATTCAGTGATTATGAGTATGAGATTGGCGAACAGAAGGTCGATGAGGTTGTAAACAATGCAATAATCGATGCCTTCGGCAAAGAGCTTGAAAGACGTATGGCTCTCGGGCTGGAAGCTGAAGAGCCTGTAATGATTGATGATAAGGTGGCAGATAAGAAGCCGGTTCTGCTTAATTATATCGGCGGGCTCTATATAAACTGCCAAATAGATAATTCTGCACAGGCAGGGCAGATTGAGGCAAGGCTCAACGACCTCCGCTTCAAGCCGGATATGCGAGACCTCACTTGGTTCAAGTTCCATATTCTGAGCATGGACGGCGAAGAGCTTGATGAAACTGAGCAGGTAAGCGAGTTTAAGTATGTGGCTCTGCACCCTGATGCGGGTTCCAGAGAGCTTACTGAAGACGAGATTGAAAACTTCAAGAATAATGAGCTTGCGAAAATCAAGGCAGCTGCTGCTATTGAAACATCGCTGCCGAGGGTTACACAGATCAACCCTTCTATCGGAAGCGAATCGCAAACGAAGGCATTGGTGGCGATTGTGCTTTCTCTGATAGCTATTATCGCATATATATGGATTCGTTTCGGGAATCTCTCGTTCGGTCTTGCCGCTATCGCAGCTCTTGTACACGATGTCTGCATTACTCTTGGTATCCTTGCAGGATGCGTCTTTGTTGCAAACACAGCAATAGGCGAGATGCTTGGAATCCGAGATTTCAAGATCAATCTCGAGATAATAGCGGCCTTCCTCACGATTATCGGTTATTCGCTTAACGATACGATCGTCGTGTTCGACCGAATCAGAGAAAACCGCGGCTCAAACCTCAATGTATGGAAAGAGCTGCTTAACAGAAGTATTAACCAAACGCTTTCAAGGACAATCCTTACATCCGCTACAACGTTCGTAGTTGTGCTGATTATGTACATCTGGGGCGGCGTAGGCCTGAGAGGATTTACCTTTGCAATGCTGCTCGGCGTGCTTGCGGGTACGTATTCATCAATAGCAATTGCATCCCCTGTACTGCTTATCGGAGCAGGGGCGGGAAGCAAAAAAGCAAAATCCAAGAAGTGA
- a CDS encoding LysM peptidoglycan-binding domain-containing protein, translated as MRTADPETEVSSSGLSVSSENQRHKEAVQAQTPDSFRARLEGSEDDQSGSFSAGTIEEAKPDKSRTDKGSETPAVYHIVKKGETLSSISKKYFGKSSKWNEILKANQDQINSAAELKPGMNLRIPEKSGK; from the coding sequence ATGAGAACAGCTGACCCGGAGACGGAGGTTTCGTCTTCGGGTCTTTCTGTTTCAAGTGAAAACCAGAGGCATAAAGAGGCCGTGCAGGCTCAGACCCCAGATTCCTTCAGGGCTCGGCTTGAGGGCAGCGAAGACGATCAAAGCGGCAGCTTCTCTGCCGGCACAATCGAGGAAGCAAAGCCTGATAAGAGCAGGACTGATAAGGGCAGTGAAACACCTGCGGTTTATCATATTGTAAAAAAAGGCGAAACGCTTTCCTCAATTTCAAAGAAATATTTCGGCAAGTCTTCTAAATGGAATGAGATATTAAAGGCCAATCAGGATCAAATAAATTCAGCGGCAGAGCTTAAGCCCGGGATGAATCTCAGGATTCCTGAAAAGAGCGGGAAATGA